From Miscanthus floridulus cultivar M001 chromosome 15, ASM1932011v1, whole genome shotgun sequence, the proteins below share one genomic window:
- the LOC136508111 gene encoding probable protein phosphatase 2C 48 isoform X3: MRQISSLLQGLARSLSVGRDRKGDGAGDGGKTAMPAVLRTSGTLWGEGSETFAAVCSRRGEKGINQDCSIVWEGFGCQEDTILCGIFDGHGPWGHYVAKAVRDSLPPSLLCHWQEALALASVIDGEKRLGDCQFDLWKQSYMAACAAVDDELRRSRRFDAVQSGCTALSIVKQGDLMVIANVGDSRAVLGTTSDDGSVAAVQLTVDFKPNLPQEKERIRRCNGQVYCLADEPGVHRVWQPNRESPGLAMSRAFGDYCVKDCGVISVPEVTQRRITSGDQSVILATDGVWDVLSNDEAVQIVAGTPDREKAAKRLVECAVRAWRRKRRGIAVDDCSAICLFFHSPPS, translated from the exons ATGCGGCAGATCTCGTCTCTGCTGCAGGGCCTGGCCCGGTCGCTCTCGGTGGGGAGGGACAGGAAAGGGGACGGCGCAGGCGACGGCGGCAAGACCGCCATGCCGGCGGTGCTGCGGACGTCCGGCACCCTGTGGGGCGAGGGCTCGGAGACGTTCGCCGCCGTCTGCTCGCGGCGCGGCGAGAAGGGCATCAACCAGGACTGCTCCATCGTCTGGGAG GGTTTCGGGTGCCAGGAGGACACCATCTTGTGCGGCATCTTCGACGGGCACGGCCCGTGGGGCCACTACGTCGCCAAGGCCGTGCGCGACTCGCTGCCGCCGTCGCTGCTGTGCCACTGGCAGGAGGCGCTCGcgctggcgtcggtcatcgacGGCGAGAAGAGGCTCGGCGACTGCCAGTTCGACCTCTGGAAGCAGTCCTACATGGCCGCGTGCGCCGCCGTCGACGACGAGCTCCGACGCAGCCGCCGCTTCGACGCCGTCCAGAGCGGCTGCACCGCGCTGTCCATCGTCAAGCAGGGGGACCTCATGGTCATCGCCAACGTCGGCGACTCCCGGGCCGTCCTGGGCACCACGTCCGACGACGGCTCCGTCGCGGCCGTCCAGCTCACCGTCGACTTCAAGCCCAACCTGCCAC AGGAGAAGGAGCGCATCCGGCGGTGCAACGGCCAAGTGTACTGCCTCGCCGACGAACCCGGCGTGCACCGCGTCTGGCAGCCCAACCGGGAGTCGCCGGGGCTCGCCATGTCGCGCGCGTTCGGCGACTACTGCGTCAAGGACTGCGGCGTCATCTCGGTGCCAGAGGTCACGCAGAGGAGGATCACCAGCGGTGACCAGTCCGTCATCCTCGCCACCGACGGG GTGTGGGACGTGCTCTCCAACGACGAGGCCGTGCAGATCGTGGCGGGGACGCCGGACCGGGAGAAGGCGGCCAAGCGGCTGGTGGAGTGCGCCGTCCGCGCGTGGAGGCGCAAGCGGCGCGGCATCGCTGTCGACGACTGCTCGGCGATCTGCCTCTTCTTCCACTCGCCGCCCTCGTAG
- the LOC136508112 gene encoding uncharacterized protein, with translation MRAIASPHAPPRPEPPSAVRSRSNAPEHATFPPAPVTAARLRLRLRRPPEAGPSPPRTRLSRPMPPPTATVAPEAGGSFPELTCPADFAAVAAPGGRFSVVGFGSLLSERSARSTFPELEGFRVAALRGFRRVFAHAAPIFFERGIAIEATKEFSSLSVEPCDGELIVVTVFEIKEEEVPSFIEREHEFRFLAVVPEGLDGVPFTNQAVVCARYSDEEYFQGRCQGSKEINYQRYGRYNIDKIWRDDILPCRLYLRHCVLAAKNLGEPAYSNFLDHTYLGDRKTTIREYLATTGAGIMEEEPPESLKSRYGG, from the exons ATGCGCGCCATCGCCTCTCCACACGCGCCTCCTCGCCCGGAGCCACCCTCAGCCGTCCGATCAAGATCCAACGCCCCCGAACACGCCACTTTCCCACCAGCCCCCGTCACCGCCGCccgtctccgcctccgcctccgccgaccACCGGAGGCAGGGCCCTCGCCGCCGCGCACCCGATTGAGCCGCCCCATGCCTCCTCCCACTGCGACGGTCGCCCCCGAAGCCGGCGGTTCCTTCCCCGAGCTCACCTGCCCCGCGGACTTTGCGGCCGTCGCCGCCCCCGGCGGCCGCTTCTCCGTCGTCGGCTTCGGGTCCCTCCTCTCCG AGCGGAGCGCGAGGAGCACGTTCCCGGAGCTGGAGGGCTTCCGGGTCGCCGCGCTGCGGGGGTTCCGCCGAGTCTTCGCCCACGCTGCACCCATCTTCTTCGAGCGCGGCATCGCCATCGAGGCCACCAAG GAATTCTCAAGCTTGAGCGTGGAGCCATGCGACGGTGAACTGATAGTAGTCACTGTTTTCGAGATCAAGGAGGAAGAG GTGCCATCATTTATTGAGAGGGAACATGAGTTTAGATTTCTTGCG GTTGTCCCTGAAGGATTGGATGGGGTACCTTTTACAAATCAAGCA GTTGTCTGCGCGCGCTACAGCGATGAAGAATATTTCCAAGGGAGATGCCAAG GAAGCAAGGAAATAAATTATCAGCGCTATGGACGGTACAACATTGACAAAATATGGAGAGATGACATTTTACCATGTCGCTTATACCTCAGACATTG CGTTCTTGCTGCGAAAAATCTTGGAGAACCAGCATACAGCAACTTCTTAGACCACACCTATCTTGGTGACCGGAAAACTACAATAAGGGAATACTTGGCCACTACCGGAGCTGGAATCATGGAAGAGGAGCCTCCCGAGTCGCTAAAAAGTCGCTACGGTGGCTGA
- the LOC136508111 gene encoding probable protein phosphatase 2C 48 isoform X1: MRQISSLLQGLARSLSVGRDRKGDGAGDGGKTAMPAVLRTSGTLWGEGSETFAAVCSRRGEKGINQDCSIVWEGFGCQEDTILCGIFDGHGPWGHYVAKAVRDSLPPSLLCHWQEALALASVIDGEKRLGDCQFDLWKQSYMAACAAVDDELRRSRRFDAVQSGCTALSIVKQGDLMVIANVGDSRAVLGTTSDDGSVAAVQLTVDFKPNLPQEKERIRRCNGQVYCLADEPGVHRVWQPNRESPGLAMSRAFGDYCVKDCGVISVPEVTQRRITSGGVGRALQRRGRADRGGDAGPGEGGQAAGGVRRPRVEAQAARHRCRRLLGDLPLLPLAALVDTKPERASVHVKERQQNAHLKTAIIVPVAFVVETRECMAAVHTIQNVQFVA, from the exons ATGCGGCAGATCTCGTCTCTGCTGCAGGGCCTGGCCCGGTCGCTCTCGGTGGGGAGGGACAGGAAAGGGGACGGCGCAGGCGACGGCGGCAAGACCGCCATGCCGGCGGTGCTGCGGACGTCCGGCACCCTGTGGGGCGAGGGCTCGGAGACGTTCGCCGCCGTCTGCTCGCGGCGCGGCGAGAAGGGCATCAACCAGGACTGCTCCATCGTCTGGGAG GGTTTCGGGTGCCAGGAGGACACCATCTTGTGCGGCATCTTCGACGGGCACGGCCCGTGGGGCCACTACGTCGCCAAGGCCGTGCGCGACTCGCTGCCGCCGTCGCTGCTGTGCCACTGGCAGGAGGCGCTCGcgctggcgtcggtcatcgacGGCGAGAAGAGGCTCGGCGACTGCCAGTTCGACCTCTGGAAGCAGTCCTACATGGCCGCGTGCGCCGCCGTCGACGACGAGCTCCGACGCAGCCGCCGCTTCGACGCCGTCCAGAGCGGCTGCACCGCGCTGTCCATCGTCAAGCAGGGGGACCTCATGGTCATCGCCAACGTCGGCGACTCCCGGGCCGTCCTGGGCACCACGTCCGACGACGGCTCCGTCGCGGCCGTCCAGCTCACCGTCGACTTCAAGCCCAACCTGCCAC AGGAGAAGGAGCGCATCCGGCGGTGCAACGGCCAAGTGTACTGCCTCGCCGACGAACCCGGCGTGCACCGCGTCTGGCAGCCCAACCGGGAGTCGCCGGGGCTCGCCATGTCGCGCGCGTTCGGCGACTACTGCGTCAAGGACTGCGGCGTCATCTCGGTGCCAGAGGTCACGCAGAGGAGGATCACCAGCGGT GGTGTGGGACGTGCTCTCCAACGACGAGGCCGTGCAGATCGTGGCGGGGACGCCGGACCGGGAGAAGGCGGCCAAGCGGCTGGTGGAGTGCGCCGTCCGCGCGTGGAGGCGCAAGCGGCGCGGCATCGCTGTCGACGACTGCTCGGCGATCTGCCTCTTCTTCCACTCGCCGCCCTCGTAGACACGAAACCCGAACGTGCCTCGGTCCACGTCAAGGAGAGGCAACAAAATGCACATCTCAAGACTGCGATTATTGTGCCCGTCGCATTCGTAGTAGAGACTAGAGAGTGCATGGCCGCCGTCCACACCATTCAGAACGTGCAGTTTGTCGCATGA
- the LOC136508111 gene encoding probable protein phosphatase 2C 48 isoform X2 produces MPNRQNITQHKESSHQLLAKANPMCEENSQHFLLQFYPLNSAQLKNVLEPEKILRNSFHTGFGCQEDTILCGIFDGHGPWGHYVAKAVRDSLPPSLLCHWQEALALASVIDGEKRLGDCQFDLWKQSYMAACAAVDDELRRSRRFDAVQSGCTALSIVKQGDLMVIANVGDSRAVLGTTSDDGSVAAVQLTVDFKPNLPQEKERIRRCNGQVYCLADEPGVHRVWQPNRESPGLAMSRAFGDYCVKDCGVISVPEVTQRRITSGGVGRALQRRGRADRGGDAGPGEGGQAAGGVRRPRVEAQAARHRCRRLLGDLPLLPLAALVDTKPERASVHVKERQQNAHLKTAIIVPVAFVVETRECMAAVHTIQNVQFVA; encoded by the exons ATGCCAAACAGGCAGAACATTACCCAGCATAAAGAATCATCACACCAGCTGCTGGCAAAGGCAAACCCCATGTGTGAAGAGAACTCGCAGCATTTTTTGCTTCAATTTTACCCACTCAATTCGGCACAGTTAAAGAATGTTTTGGAACCTGAGAAAATCTTAAGAAATTCATTTCACACG GGTTTCGGGTGCCAGGAGGACACCATCTTGTGCGGCATCTTCGACGGGCACGGCCCGTGGGGCCACTACGTCGCCAAGGCCGTGCGCGACTCGCTGCCGCCGTCGCTGCTGTGCCACTGGCAGGAGGCGCTCGcgctggcgtcggtcatcgacGGCGAGAAGAGGCTCGGCGACTGCCAGTTCGACCTCTGGAAGCAGTCCTACATGGCCGCGTGCGCCGCCGTCGACGACGAGCTCCGACGCAGCCGCCGCTTCGACGCCGTCCAGAGCGGCTGCACCGCGCTGTCCATCGTCAAGCAGGGGGACCTCATGGTCATCGCCAACGTCGGCGACTCCCGGGCCGTCCTGGGCACCACGTCCGACGACGGCTCCGTCGCGGCCGTCCAGCTCACCGTCGACTTCAAGCCCAACCTGCCAC AGGAGAAGGAGCGCATCCGGCGGTGCAACGGCCAAGTGTACTGCCTCGCCGACGAACCCGGCGTGCACCGCGTCTGGCAGCCCAACCGGGAGTCGCCGGGGCTCGCCATGTCGCGCGCGTTCGGCGACTACTGCGTCAAGGACTGCGGCGTCATCTCGGTGCCAGAGGTCACGCAGAGGAGGATCACCAGCGGT GGTGTGGGACGTGCTCTCCAACGACGAGGCCGTGCAGATCGTGGCGGGGACGCCGGACCGGGAGAAGGCGGCCAAGCGGCTGGTGGAGTGCGCCGTCCGCGCGTGGAGGCGCAAGCGGCGCGGCATCGCTGTCGACGACTGCTCGGCGATCTGCCTCTTCTTCCACTCGCCGCCCTCGTAGACACGAAACCCGAACGTGCCTCGGTCCACGTCAAGGAGAGGCAACAAAATGCACATCTCAAGACTGCGATTATTGTGCCCGTCGCATTCGTAGTAGAGACTAGAGAGTGCATGGCCGCCGTCCACACCATTCAGAACGTGCAGTTTGTCGCATGA